Proteins co-encoded in one Aethina tumida isolate Nest 87 chromosome 7, icAetTumi1.1, whole genome shotgun sequence genomic window:
- the LOC109597700 gene encoding uncharacterized protein LOC109597700 isoform X1, whose translation MSKKILQYGTYDCCESCGNFYEKMFLLGSTAKHIYCVICIKAKLRKVNKTRVQSYRGYQSNEFLPKPEIFVKPKKTTMTLNIKKASSLMDLSKRPFQCPNGDCNKFVSVNNLHAHFRYEHPSIDNLFTNFNERNKIQVYLNDIKYDTSQCIFILNVVAANSPSHTFTCKPTSQFGLLQILENPNPMLFLLTSRVRVGVPENQDSELESSETDETSQSCDDENSENYPLFKENDYVIIWLASNLLWSNLRCTISASTNVHDVRLNYYGTIQDLRNGPSEVHQNSRCLMLSHYHCDKMTENGLKSVLLDVEIHEA comes from the exons ATGTCCAAAAAAATCCTTCAGTATGGAACATACGACTGTTGTGAATCTTGCGgaaatttttatgagaaaatgtttttattgggCAGCACCGCCAAACACATATATTGTGTGATTTGTATTAAGGCAAAATTACGTAAAG TAAATAAAACCCGCGTCCAATCATATcgtggttaccaatccaatgAGTTTTTACCAAAGCCGGAAATTTTTGTTAAGCCAAAGAAAACCACGATGACACTGAACATTAAGAAGGCTTCCAGCTTGATGGATCTTTCGAAACG GCCATTTCAGTGTCCAAACGGTGATTGCAATAAATTCGTGTCAGTGAACAATTTACATGCTCACTTTAGATACGAACATCCGTCGATCGACAAtcttttcacaaattttaacgAAAGGAACAAGATTCAAGTTTATCTTAATGACATCAAATACGATACTTCGCAgtgcatttttatattaaatgttgtgGCTGCAAATTCTCCTTCACACACCTTCACCTGTAAACCTACATCGCAA TTCGGTTTGTTGCAAATACTGGAAAATCCAAACCCTATGTTATTCCTGCTCACATCCAGAGTGAGGGTCGGCGTACCAGAAAATCAAGACTCGGAATTGGAGTCCAGCGAGACGGACGAGACGAGCCAGAGTTGCGACGACGAGAACTCAGAAAACTATCCCCTGTTCAAAGAAAATGACTATGTCATAATTTGGTTGGCCTCCAATTTGTTATGGTCCAATCTGCGTTGCACCATTTCCGCATCAACAAACGTACACGACGTACGACTGAATTATTACGGTACCATTCAAGATCTACGGAACGGTCCTTCGGAGGTTCATCAAAATTCCCGTTGTTTGATGTTGAGCCATTATCATTGCGACAAAATGACCGAAAACGGACTTAAATCCGTACTTTTGGACGTTGAAATCCATGAAGCTTAG
- the LOC109597700 gene encoding uncharacterized protein LOC109597700 isoform X2 translates to MTLNIKKASSLMDLSKRPFQCPNGDCNKFVSVNNLHAHFRYEHPSIDNLFTNFNERNKIQVYLNDIKYDTSQCIFILNVVAANSPSHTFTCKPTSQFGLLQILENPNPMLFLLTSRVRVGVPENQDSELESSETDETSQSCDDENSENYPLFKENDYVIIWLASNLLWSNLRCTISASTNVHDVRLNYYGTIQDLRNGPSEVHQNSRCLMLSHYHCDKMTENGLKSVLLDVEIHEA, encoded by the exons ATGACACTGAACATTAAGAAGGCTTCCAGCTTGATGGATCTTTCGAAACG GCCATTTCAGTGTCCAAACGGTGATTGCAATAAATTCGTGTCAGTGAACAATTTACATGCTCACTTTAGATACGAACATCCGTCGATCGACAAtcttttcacaaattttaacgAAAGGAACAAGATTCAAGTTTATCTTAATGACATCAAATACGATACTTCGCAgtgcatttttatattaaatgttgtgGCTGCAAATTCTCCTTCACACACCTTCACCTGTAAACCTACATCGCAA TTCGGTTTGTTGCAAATACTGGAAAATCCAAACCCTATGTTATTCCTGCTCACATCCAGAGTGAGGGTCGGCGTACCAGAAAATCAAGACTCGGAATTGGAGTCCAGCGAGACGGACGAGACGAGCCAGAGTTGCGACGACGAGAACTCAGAAAACTATCCCCTGTTCAAAGAAAATGACTATGTCATAATTTGGTTGGCCTCCAATTTGTTATGGTCCAATCTGCGTTGCACCATTTCCGCATCAACAAACGTACACGACGTACGACTGAATTATTACGGTACCATTCAAGATCTACGGAACGGTCCTTCGGAGGTTCATCAAAATTCCCGTTGTTTGATGTTGAGCCATTATCATTGCGACAAAATGACCGAAAACGGACTTAAATCCGTACTTTTGGACGTTGAAATCCATGAAGCTTAG
- the LOC109597663 gene encoding uncharacterized protein LOC109597663: MSDPNDIHSSHKRNVHAIASNEFINPQHSESQHEPSKINLKSNLSQVTLKTFQEKDELHGDKPSYITSNLKKKIFTKKNEQQQIQEVMSRLRQTCFITTRDRHKQHEYRSNGLKIIKYIISKFSADKLSYLHMVHILWGYLTCIHHFQTRLILKSGIISWSRQKKFNRVAKFLDDLLKYFPKGSHVIIVSAVMTFFKVGKLWENEQVCHLVLGRTMTFTMNIEDSLLFIINTAEELSLSDSSQARDVIQILYQLLQFMKFQDLSEAFMTKLMYMYQLSIDTSPRDKFKYGYLKEGVQYSLKVCIKYFPKQRKSKLLELILDIVDKQNLSENGIINFGLLAEMAAFRLMYDSPLLSIPKKMLTLCFKFIISHCVYKSLLGLVVYQNLWDRFVNRPYFSTPVIFKDEGNYHLTFGSYTPQSKNYFNNDLKDAFQNCFLDCLRHNCNNKIVLEHIFTCIALNLCDLPCGVVASSAACLAMKIQEYSLSARDSLSYEHQFHLHAMVVSILSLICYIFQADELHDYINRIIHKRAMFGPHLLPPLRPTYEYAPHHILYNYGDFYVEDWELRYGLWKCFREHQIVNIREKKNTNFPNNA; encoded by the exons ATGTCAGACCCCAACGATATTCACAGTTCTCACAAGAGAAATGTCCATGCCATCGCATCAAACGAATTTATTAATCCACAACATTCTGAATCGCAACATGAAccctcaaaaataaatttaaaatccaacTTGTCACAAGTAACATTGAAGACATTCCAAGAAAAAGATGAGCTGCATGGGGATAAGCCATCATATATAACATCAAACCTTAAAAAGAAGATTTTCACGAAGAAAAATGAACAACAACAAATTCAAGAAGTGATGAGTCGACTCAGACAAACTTGCTTCATCACCACAAGAGACAGACACAAACAACATGAATATAGAAGTAATGGTTTAAAGATAATCAAGTATATAATAAGCAAGTTTTCAGCCGATAAACTCTCATATTTACATATGGTTCATATTTTATGGGGGTATCTAAcgtgcattcaccattttcagACCAGACTCATTTTGAAAAGTG GTATTATAAGCTGGAGTAGGCAAAAGAAGTTTAACAGGGTGGCCAAGTTTCTCGACGACTTGCTTAAGTATTTTCCGAAAGGATCccatgttattattgttagcGCAGTGATGACGTTTTTCAAAGTGGGAAAGTTGTGGGAAAACGAACAAGTTTGCCATTTGGTGTTGGGAAGAACCATGACATTTACCATGAATATTGAAGATTCCCTTCTCTTCATCATTA ataCTGCAGAAGAATTGTCGCTGTCCGATTCGAGTCAAGCGAGGGACGTCATTCAGATTTTGTACCAACTGTTGCAATTTATGAAGTTTCAAGATCTATCTGAAGCCTTTATGACTAAATTGATGTACATGTACCAACTAAGTATCGATACATCACCAcgtgacaagttcaaatacgGATATCTTAAAGAAGGGGTTCAATATTCCCTAAAAGTGTGCATTAAGTATTTTCCAAAGCAACGCAAATCCAAATTGTTAG aattGATCTTAGATATTGTGGATAAACAAAACCTGTCTGAAAATGGTATCATCAACTTCGGTTTGTTGGCAGAAATGGCGGCTTTCCGTTTAATGTACGATTCCCCTTTGCTTTCAATACCGAAGAAAATGCTGACGCTCTGTTTCAAATTCATCATATCCCATTGCGTGTACAAAAGTCTATTGGGCTTGGTCGTCTACCAGAACCTTTGGGATCGGTTTGTGAACCGTCCTTACTTCAGTACTCCGGTGATCTTTAAGGACGAGGGCAATTATCATCTGACTTTTGGCTCTTACACGCCACAAAGCAAGAACTATTTTAACAACGATTTGAAGGACGCCTTCCAAAACTGTTTCTTGG ACTGTCTGAGGCACAATTGCAACAACAAGATTGTTCTCGAGCACATTTTCACATGCATCGCACTAAATTTGTGCGACTTGCCGTGTGGAGTAGTGGCTTCATCCGCCGCCTGTTTGGCTATGAAAATACAAGAGTATTCCCTAAGCGCACGCGACAGTCTTTCTTACGAGCATCAGTTCCATCTACATGCTatg GTAGTATCAATTTTGTCTTTGATCTGTTACATATTCCAAGCGGATGAACTCCACGATTACATCAACAGGATAATACACAAAAGGGCAATGTTCGGTCCGCATTTGCTTCCTCCTTTGAGGCCCACGTACGAGTACGCACCGCACCACATATTGTACAATTACGGGGATTTCTACGTAGAGGACTGGGAACTCAGATACGGCCTGTGGAAATGTTTCAGGGAACATCAGATCGTGAACATCAGGGAGAAGAAAAACACGAACTTTCCAAATAACGCCTGA